One genomic window of Alphaproteobacteria bacterium includes the following:
- a CDS encoding ABC transporter permease subunit → MKRKVSVLSSFLVFGYAFLYIPIVTLIIYSFNSSKHVFIWGGISLKWYGALFRNTQLLQAAWISLRIALACATLSVLLGICGALILTKLKKFFGRGFFQGLVKAPLMMPEVIMGLSLLLLFINMEQLIGWPETGTLTTITIAHTTLAVAYVTSIIYTQLSSFDDSLTEAAMDLGAGPIKSFFLITLPILSPSLVAGWLLAFVLSLDDVVLASFVAGPKSTTLPMMIYSSVRYGLTPQINALATIVIAIVTLCILAAALMYRRSSQRHKSATTSKNGGISVF, encoded by the coding sequence ATGAAAAGAAAGGTGAGTGTCTTGTCGTCATTTTTAGTTTTTGGATATGCCTTTTTATATATTCCGATCGTTACCCTTATTATCTATTCTTTTAATAGTTCGAAGCATGTTTTCATTTGGGGTGGGATCTCTTTAAAATGGTATGGGGCTCTGTTCCGCAATACACAGCTGCTACAGGCTGCCTGGATCAGTCTGCGCATTGCCCTGGCCTGTGCTACCCTTTCGGTTCTGCTAGGGATCTGTGGGGCGTTAATTTTAACAAAGTTAAAAAAGTTTTTTGGACGGGGTTTTTTTCAGGGCCTGGTGAAGGCGCCCTTGATGATGCCAGAAGTCATTATGGGGTTGTCCTTGCTGCTTTTGTTTATCAATATGGAACAACTCATTGGGTGGCCTGAAACAGGAACGCTGACAACCATTACGATTGCTCATACAACTCTGGCCGTTGCTTATGTGACGTCTATTATTTATACCCAACTTTCTAGTTTTGATGATTCTTTGACAGAGGCGGCCATGGATCTGGGAGCAGGACCCATCAAATCTTTTTTCTTAATCACACTACCCATTTTGTCACCATCCTTGGTTGCGGGGTGGCTGCTGGCATTTGTACTATCTTTAGATGATGTGGTGCTTGCTAGTTTTGTGGCAGGTCCCAAATCAACAACCTTGCCTATGATGATTTATTCCAGCGTCCGGTATGGTTTAACACCACAAATCAATGCTTTAGCAACCATTGTGATTGCGATTGTTACCTTGTGTATTCTGGCTGCGGCTTTGATGTATCGCCGCTCCTCCCAACGCCACAAATCAGCTACTACTTCGAAAAATGGTGGAATCTCGGTCTTTTAA